In the genome of Deltaproteobacteria bacterium, one region contains:
- a CDS encoding AAA family ATPase: MAEDLLSMSKDLTETLTPELCVSRIFEISGTKFDPDAAADLWPRILQHKWLMSEKLGRDVGLRVACIDFLENIEQANEEYLAHKRRDILNEMGAQTCRKEIWETISDSQPPKQLVQRKIILPLTERDLSKKHGVIPPKTIIFFGPPGTGKTHFAKAIAGVLSWWFIEIAPSMLMVDGNERVGANLRTIMEKARNLEEAVIFIDEFEEIAGSRDEASRVDKSITNEFLKQVPLLKNQGNNILLICATNYIRQLDAALLRPGRFDCIIPVGGLNEDERKTILEYFLSKLNTGEIDLDRIIKMTSRFTPADMEYLFQQVAQVAFEKELAMKQDYRVTTETIFEIMPKIRPSLTDEIIMEFEKDSITYSRV; encoded by the coding sequence ATGGCTGAAGATCTTTTGAGTATGAGCAAAGACTTAACAGAGACATTAACACCCGAGTTATGTGTGAGTAGAATATTTGAGATAAGCGGCACAAAATTTGATCCTGATGCTGCCGCTGACCTATGGCCGAGAATTTTGCAGCATAAATGGCTCATGTCTGAAAAGCTCGGTCGGGATGTGGGCTTGCGGGTCGCATGCATCGATTTTCTCGAAAATATAGAGCAAGCTAATGAGGAATACCTGGCCCATAAACGGAGGGACATCCTGAATGAGATGGGGGCTCAGACCTGCAGAAAAGAGATATGGGAGACCATCTCCGATTCGCAGCCTCCAAAACAGTTAGTTCAGAGGAAAATCATCCTTCCGTTGACAGAGCGAGATCTTTCGAAAAAGCATGGGGTTATTCCGCCCAAGACTATTATTTTTTTTGGACCTCCCGGTACGGGGAAAACTCACTTTGCCAAAGCAATAGCAGGGGTCCTTTCCTGGTGGTTCATTGAAATTGCTCCCAGCATGCTGATGGTTGACGGAAATGAAAGGGTGGGCGCCAACCTGCGCACAATAATGGAAAAGGCACGAAACCTGGAAGAAGCGGTCATCTTTATCGATGAGTTTGAAGAGATTGCGGGCAGTCGTGACGAGGCGAGCCGGGTTGATAAGTCTATTACCAATGAATTTCTCAAGCAGGTGCCGCTGCTTAAAAACCAGGGGAACAATATACTCCTTATTTGCGCTACGAATTATATCAGGCAACTCGATGCCGCACTGCTTCGCCCGGGAAGATTCGATTGTATTATTCCGGTGGGAGGTTTGAACGAAGATGAGAGAAAAACTATTTTGGAATACTTCCTCTCCAAACTAAATACAGGAGAGATCGATCTTGACCGTATCATAAAGATGACTTCCCGGTTTACACCGGCTGATATGGAATATCTCTTCCAGCAAGTTGCACAGGTTGCCTTTGAAAAGGAACTTGCCATGAAGCAGGATTATCGGGTAACTACGGAAACTATTTTTGAAATTATGCCGAAAATCCGTCCTTCTCTGACTGACGAAATCATCATGGAGTTTGAAAAAGACAGTATCACCTATTCCCGCGTGTAG
- a CDS encoding cold-shock protein, with product MSEGKVKWFNESKGFGFIEKNDGGDVFVHFSAIQAGGFKTLTEGQSVSFDVVQGKKGPAAENVKPW from the coding sequence ATGTCAGAAGGTAAAGTAAAATGGTTTAACGAAAGTAAAGGATTTGGGTTTATCGAAAAGAATGATGGTGGGGACGTTTTCGTCCATTTCAGTGCCATTCAAGCCGGTGGATTCAAGACCTTAACCGAGGGCCAGTCTGTAAGCTTCGATGTTGTCCAGGGCAAAAAAGGCCCGGCAGCAGAAAACGTGAAACCCTGGTAA
- a CDS encoding DUF2950 domain-containing protein, with protein METIREKSVFCMLRGMAITAAFLVTVAVVFTWSMPVAGASTQRHFSSPEEALKTLVEAVKAKDETAIGQIFGPSGKDLHSGDKVQDAAEFDELARHLAEKTTLVKESDSKVLLHIGNENWPFPIPIVRKDGQWFFDTEAGKEEILNRRIGENELTAILVCRTYVKAQREYTLKDWDGDGIFAYAQKLRSAPGKRNGLFWRASPGESVSPLGELVAKARMEGYKKEKTAFKEETPTPFHGYYFKILTRQGKNVPGGKYNYIINGNMVGGFALVAFPSNWGKSGVMTFIVNQQGKVNQKNIGPNTTKIAREMKLYNPDKTWTPAKE; from the coding sequence ATGGAGACAATTCGGGAGAAATCCGTATTTTGTATGTTGCGGGGTATGGCTATTACCGCTGCGTTTTTGGTAACTGTGGCGGTTGTCTTTACCTGGAGCATGCCGGTAGCAGGGGCATCGACGCAGAGACACTTTTCCTCTCCTGAAGAAGCCTTGAAAACCCTGGTTGAGGCTGTCAAAGCAAAAGACGAGACTGCAATTGGTCAGATATTCGGGCCCTCCGGAAAAGACCTTCATTCAGGTGACAAGGTGCAGGACGCCGCTGAATTTGACGAACTCGCCAGACACCTGGCAGAAAAAACCACCCTTGTAAAAGAGAGTGATTCAAAGGTGCTCCTTCACATAGGCAACGAAAACTGGCCCTTTCCGATTCCCATTGTAAGAAAGGATGGCCAGTGGTTCTTTGACACCGAAGCAGGCAAAGAAGAGATACTGAACCGCCGGATCGGGGAAAACGAATTAACAGCCATACTGGTATGCCGCACGTATGTCAAGGCTCAGCGCGAGTATACACTTAAGGACTGGGACGGCGACGGGATATTTGCATATGCGCAAAAACTTCGGAGTGCTCCCGGTAAGAGAAACGGTCTCTTCTGGAGGGCCTCGCCGGGCGAATCAGTGAGCCCCCTGGGTGAGCTCGTCGCAAAAGCCAGAATGGAAGGCTATAAGAAGGAAAAGACCGCCTTCAAGGAAGAGACACCGACGCCTTTTCACGGCTACTATTTCAAGATACTGACAAGACAGGGAAAGAATGTACCGGGAGGGAAATACAACTACATAATCAATGGCAACATGGTCGGGGGCTTTGCCTTGGTCGCATTTCCCTCAAACTGGGGTAAGTCAGGAGTGATGACCTTTATTGTCAATCAGCAGGGCAAGGTTAACCAGAAGAACATTGGACCGAACACGACGAAGATCGCCCGGGAGATGAAATTATATAATCCCGACAAGACCTGGACACCCGCTAAAGAATAG